CTTGGCGGTGAAGACGGACAAGGCCTTTTTGATGGAGCCGATGACCACGGACTTGGGTGAGGAAATGAGAAAGGAGCCCAGGGCCGCGCCGCCGATGATGAGCAGCTCGATGGGCTGGAAAAGGGTATGCATGCTGCCGCCTTCGAGCATATAGCCGCCGAAGACCGCACCAAGAACCACCACAATGCCGATTATCGCGAACATATAGATTCAGCCATCCCGAAGTCGCATCGTTACGCGAGACAAAACCGCTGGATCCCCTGCCGCACCCGGAGTCGACATGTCACAGGACCGGGGACAGGGAACACGGCGGGACCGCCCATCAACGGATTCTGCCTGGCCAAGGGACTTGGCGCAATGAAACCGCCATCGGGTTCCCCGCAAAAGAAAGCCGGAGAAATGGCTGCAACGAAGGGGAAGGCGAGACAAGATCCCCAGCCGGAGCCAGCCGACACGCGCCGCTCCATACCCAAAAAAGACCGTCCCTTTTCCCGGAGGACGGAGCTTTCCCCGCGTTCACGGCGAACGCGGACAAGCCCCTACAGACGCCTGCGATCCTATACGAAAAAAAAGTCGCGTGAAACAGAAAAAATGCCCCCGGCCACGGCCTGCCGCGTGTTCCCGGGAGGCGGCGGTTCACCCGGCGCGCGGCTGTGCCGCCGCCCCCCCGGCCGTGCCCAACCCCTCGACGCCTCCGGCCACGGCCTCCATGGCCTGGGCAAGGCTTTCCATAAGGACTCCGGCTTCCTCCAGACGGCCGCTGTCCAGGGACTCCTCCATGGCCCAGGCCATGTCGCGCACCTCCACCGCCGAGACGTTCCCGGCCGCGCCGGCCAGCTTGTGGGCCACGTCCCGGGCCTGGTCCGCCCGCCCATGGGCCATGGCCTGGCGCATCTGCCCCAGATATTCCCGGCCGCTTTTGGCGAACCCGGACAGGATGCTGCGATAGATCGCGGCCTTGCCCCCCAGACGATACAAGCCCTCGTCCACGTCGAGGCCGGGAACCCCGCGCAACCACGCCTCATCCGACAACGGCCCCTGGCCGGGACCGGGAACCGCATCCCCGGAAGGGCCGGCGTGATCCCCTGGGGCGGTCTCCTGGCGGCGCCAGTGCCCGGCCCAGGTGGCGATGACGGCGAAAAGGCGTTTCCGATCCAGAGGCTTGGTCAGATAGTCGTTCATTCCGGCGTCCAGGCAGCGCTGCCGGTCGCCAGGCAGGACATGGGCGGTCATGGCCACGATGGGCGTCTGCCCGCCCTGGGGCAGGGCGCGGATCCGCCTGGCCGCCTCATAGCCGTCCATCCCGGGCATGGAAACGTCCATAAAAATCATGTCAAAAGGTTCCCGGGCGGCCATCTCTTCGGCCTGGCGACCGTTTTCGGCCATGCTGGCGACAATGCCCGCGTCGGCGAAGATCTCCCCCGCCACCAGCCGGTTGGTGGCGTTGTCCTCGGCCAGCAAAACCCGCAGCCCCGGGAAGGACGGTTCCGGTTCCTGCGCCGGAAGCCCGGAGAGCGGCGCGTCCGGGTCGCCGTCGGACGGGGCGAGGCCCATGGCCTGGGACAGGCCGAGCGCAAGCCCGGCCAATCCCACTGGTTTCTCCAGAAAGTACCGGGCCCCGGGATAGGCGTCGAACAAGGCCTCCCGGGCCTTTCCGGTCGGCGTGAGCACAATCGTCGACGCGAAGCGGGCGAAAAGTCCGGACAATCCGTCAGCCCCGCCCGCCGACAGGTCGGCCAGCAGGACGCCGTCCACAAGGACCGCATCAAACGCGGGCCCGGCCTCGGAAATCCTGGACAACAATTCCTTCCCGGTCGCCGCCTGCTCCGTCGTGGCCCCGAAACGCCGCAGGGCCTTGTCCATGGCCACGCCCAACCCCTGATTGGCCGTGGCCACCAGGATGCGGCGGCCCTCGAACCGGGAGGCCGCCTCCCGCACGCCCGGCAGGACCGTGGAATCCTTGTCCAGGATCACGGTGACCACAAACTCGCTGCCCCGGCCGACGTCGCTTTTCACCCGCACGTCGCCGCCCATGAGCCGGGCGATATCCCTGGCGATGGACAACCCAAGCCCTGTGCCGCCGTGCTTGCGGGTCACGGAGCCGTCGGCCTGGGTGAAGGCCGCGAAGACGCTGTCCAACTTTTCCGCGGGGATTCCCGAACCCGTGTCGCGTACGCCAAGGACGATCTCCACCTGGCTGTCCATCTCCCGGGACAGGGAGGCCCGGATGGCCACCTCGCCGCGTTCGGTGAATTTGAAGGCGTTGGAGACCAGATTGACCATCACCTGGCGCAGGCGCAGGGGGTCGCCCAGAAGGGCGTCGGGCACGTCGGGATCGACTTCGAGGATCAGTTCCACGTCCCTATCGGTCATCGCCCCCCGAAACAGATCAAGCACCTCGTCCAGGACGTCCGACAACCGGAAGGCGATGCGCTCCATGGTCATTTTCCCGGCCTCGATCCGGGAAAAATCCAGGATGTCGTTGATGACCCGCAAAAGGGACCGGCTGGAGGCCCGGATGACGGAAAGGTATTGCCGCTGCCGGGGCGACAGGGGGGTTTTGAGGGTCAATTCGGCCATGCCGATGACCGCGTTCATGGGGGTTCTGATTTCGTGGCTCATGTTGGCTAGAAATTCGCCCTTGGCCTGGTTGGCGTCCTCGGCGATCTTCTTGGCCCCGGCCAGTTCCAGGGTACGGCGGTTGATCAGTTCCTCCAGGCGTTCCCCATGCAATTTGAGGGTTTGTTCATTCTGGCTGATGATGACCAGCATTTCGTTGAAGGTGTCGGACAGGCTCCCCAACTCGTCGCGGCGGTCGGCGGGAAAGCGCAGGGAATAGTCCCGGCGCTGGCTTATGCGCCTGGCCACCCGGCGCATGTGGTCCAAGGGGTCGAGGATGGCGGATTTGACGAAAAAAAAGATCAGCGCCACCAACACGATCTCCAGCAGGAAGGTGCGCAGGACGTTTGCCGCCACGGTTTCAAGCAGATCCTGCTCCATGTGCCGGGTGTGGACGAAGACGTTGAGGCTCCCCAGATTCCTGCCGTCCATCTCGATGCGCCTGGTCCGGCCGAACACCCCGTCTTCTTCCCACAGGGAATTTACCTCATGCAAGGCGCCGCCGTCGCGGCGGCTCCCGGCCAGCACGCTTTTGCCGTCCTCGTCGAGCACGATCACGGCGAACAGATTGCCGTTGGCCATCTCCGTCTCGAGGATCCGGGAGATCTCCCTGGCGTCCACGTTCCACATGGGAGACAACAGGATGTGGGAAAGCCGCTCGGTGACCCTGTCGGCCAGAAGCCGCAATTCCGCCATGCGGGCGGCCTTGACGGCATGATAGTCGTAGAGGCTGAACGCCGCCAGAACCAGGGTGAAGGCCACCACTAAAAGCAGGCTCAGCTTGACCTGGAGCCTGTCCAGGAAACGCACCGGCTCACCTTCCCTCCCGGCCCGCCCCCCCGGCGGCGGCGTGTCGCCTGCGGCCTTCACGCCACCTCCTCCACGTCCAGGGCATTGAAGCAGGCGGGGGGGATGAGTTCCTGATGCACCGCAAAGCGGGCCTTTTTGCGGGCTTCGTCGGCGTCCTTGGCCTCGACCTCCACCCGCCCCGCGACCTCCCGCTCGATCTTGGTGCGATAGGCGACCTCGAAGGTTCCGCCGTCCGGGCCGGGCACGATGGACAGGGGCTCGAAATAAAAAACGGGTTCATCGCCCGGGGCGTCGGGATGCAGCCTGGCCTGGGCCGCAAACATGGCCCGGCCCTTGCTTTCGGCGCTCACGACCTCCACGCCCTCCCGGTC
Above is a genomic segment from Desulfolutivibrio sulfodismutans DSM 3696 containing:
- a CDS encoding hybrid sensor histidine kinase/response regulator, with translation MKAAGDTPPPGGRAGREGEPVRFLDRLQVKLSLLLVVAFTLVLAAFSLYDYHAVKAARMAELRLLADRVTERLSHILLSPMWNVDAREISRILETEMANGNLFAVIVLDEDGKSVLAGSRRDGGALHEVNSLWEEDGVFGRTRRIEMDGRNLGSLNVFVHTRHMEQDLLETVAANVLRTFLLEIVLVALIFFFVKSAILDPLDHMRRVARRISQRRDYSLRFPADRRDELGSLSDTFNEMLVIISQNEQTLKLHGERLEELINRRTLELAGAKKIAEDANQAKGEFLANMSHEIRTPMNAVIGMAELTLKTPLSPRQRQYLSVIRASSRSLLRVINDILDFSRIEAGKMTMERIAFRLSDVLDEVLDLFRGAMTDRDVELILEVDPDVPDALLGDPLRLRQVMVNLVSNAFKFTERGEVAIRASLSREMDSQVEIVLGVRDTGSGIPAEKLDSVFAAFTQADGSVTRKHGGTGLGLSIARDIARLMGGDVRVKSDVGRGSEFVVTVILDKDSTVLPGVREAASRFEGRRILVATANQGLGVAMDKALRRFGATTEQAATGKELLSRISEAGPAFDAVLVDGVLLADLSAGGADGLSGLFARFASTIVLTPTGKAREALFDAYPGARYFLEKPVGLAGLALGLSQAMGLAPSDGDPDAPLSGLPAQEPEPSFPGLRVLLAEDNATNRLVAGEIFADAGIVASMAENGRQAEEMAAREPFDMIFMDVSMPGMDGYEAARRIRALPQGGQTPIVAMTAHVLPGDRQRCLDAGMNDYLTKPLDRKRLFAVIATWAGHWRRQETAPGDHAGPSGDAVPGPGQGPLSDEAWLRGVPGLDVDEGLYRLGGKAAIYRSILSGFAKSGREYLGQMRQAMAHGRADQARDVAHKLAGAAGNVSAVEVRDMAWAMEESLDSGRLEEAGVLMESLAQAMEAVAGGVEGLGTAGGAAAQPRAG